A genome region from Streptomyces sp. S4.7 includes the following:
- a CDS encoding MarR family transcriptional regulator, translating into MNAKPRWLTSEQKVAWDSFIRMQETLIGRLSRLVQADSHMSASDYIVLASLTERGGGRMRFLDLAKLVEWEKSRMSHQVRRMATRGLVAREECPDDGRGAFIVATPAGYKAIEDAAPVHVEHVRRLFIDALTQEELDTLARISDRVLAHMKKQSD; encoded by the coding sequence ATGAACGCAAAGCCTCGCTGGCTGACCTCGGAGCAGAAGGTCGCCTGGGACAGTTTCATCCGTATGCAGGAAACGCTCATCGGACGACTCTCCCGCCTGGTCCAGGCCGACTCCCATATGTCCGCCTCCGACTACATCGTGCTGGCGAGTCTCACCGAAAGAGGCGGCGGGCGGATGCGCTTCCTGGACCTCGCCAAGCTGGTGGAGTGGGAGAAGAGCCGCATGTCCCACCAGGTCCGGAGGATGGCGACGCGCGGACTGGTGGCCAGGGAAGAATGTCCCGATGACGGACGCGGAGCGTTCATCGTCGCCACCCCGGCCGGCTACAAGGCGATCGAAGACGCCGCGCCCGTGCACGTCGAACACGTCCGCCGACTGTTCATCGACGCCCTGACCCAGGAAGAACTCGACACGCTCGCCCGGATCTCGGACCGCGTTCTCGCGCACATGAAGAAGCAGTCTGACTGA
- a CDS encoding hydrolase — protein sequence MSTETKAGLDALLTPEESVLVLIDHQPFQFANLHSHEPTMVVNNVVGLAKAAKVFDVPTILTTVLEERGGFLLQGLQDVFPEQKPINRTFINAWQDERVVDAVKATGRKKLILAGLWTEICLAMPAIQAAGEGFEVFAVTDASGGVSKEAHDMAVRRMVQAGVVPITWMAVLGEWQRDWAREKTVQGAAEVQAQHGGASGVAFTWEMQLLAMPTGSEA from the coding sequence ATGAGCACTGAGACCAAGGCCGGACTCGACGCGCTGCTGACGCCCGAGGAGAGCGTTCTGGTGCTGATCGACCACCAGCCGTTCCAGTTCGCCAACCTGCACAGCCATGAGCCGACGATGGTCGTCAACAACGTCGTCGGACTCGCCAAGGCCGCCAAGGTGTTCGACGTTCCGACGATTCTGACGACCGTTCTGGAGGAGCGCGGCGGCTTTCTCCTCCAGGGTCTTCAGGATGTGTTCCCGGAGCAGAAGCCGATCAACAGGACCTTCATCAACGCCTGGCAGGACGAGCGCGTCGTGGACGCCGTCAAGGCGACCGGACGCAAGAAACTGATCCTCGCGGGTCTGTGGACGGAGATCTGTCTGGCGATGCCGGCGATACAGGCGGCGGGCGAGGGCTTCGAGGTCTTCGCCGTCACTGATGCCTCGGGCGGTGTCTCGAAGGAAGCCCACGACATGGCCGTGCGGCGCATGGTCCAGGCGGGCGTGGTTCCGATCACGTGGATGGCCGTGTTGGGCGAGTGGCAGCGCGACTGGGCCCGTGAGAAGACCGTGCAGGGTGCCGCCGAGGTCCAGGCGCAGCACGGTGGCGCAAGCGGTGTGGCCTTCACCTGGGAGATGCAGCTCCTGGCCATGCCCACCGGAAGCGAGGCGTGA
- a CDS encoding GNAT family N-acetyltransferase, whose product MAVEVSDAPGAKRYEARVDGKADVAAVAEYIRTMELVAFVHTEVSPEYEGTGVGSALVRTALDEARAANLRVLATCPFFAGWIARHPDYQDLLYQSRSRVSD is encoded by the coding sequence ATGGCAGTGGAAGTGAGCGACGCTCCCGGAGCCAAGCGGTACGAGGCCCGGGTTGACGGAAAGGCCGATGTCGCGGCCGTCGCGGAGTACATCCGCACCATGGAACTGGTCGCGTTCGTACACACCGAGGTCTCGCCGGAGTACGAGGGCACGGGAGTCGGGTCGGCGCTGGTCCGCACCGCTCTCGACGAGGCGCGGGCCGCGAACCTGCGGGTGCTGGCCACTTGCCCGTTCTTCGCGGGGTGGATCGCCCGGCACCCCGATTACCAGGACCTGCTGTACCAGTCCCGCAGCAGAGTCAGCGACTGA
- a CDS encoding glutaminase — protein sequence MKTPVPDYLDEVLDSLRDDTSGGNADYIPELAEADPERFGMALTTTLGRTYAAGDADTEFTIQSISKPFAYAAAIIDRGLDRVLDAVGVEPSGEAFNELSLEGDTHRPKNPMINAGAITAHSLLAGAEAGQDDRVDRAVTFFSRLAGRDLQVDERVCASELGSAHRNLALAYMLRTYGILDGDVPSVVEGYTRQCSILVSVRDLSVMAATLATGGIQPVTGERVMDPGVAQHVMAVMAAAGMYDAAGDWLTRVGIPAKSGVAGGIVGVLPDRVGIGTFSPRLDSHGNSQRGRRAFERLSRDMGMHLFASDQGRLDAVDVSESRGAVTFALRGNVQLTAASELLDLMADSDGTADVVLDVTRVHSFSDLGRRMSLEGLRRLRLDGREVAVRDPSGVLPDPDLGDGSYPDAL from the coding sequence ATGAAGACTCCCGTGCCCGACTACCTGGACGAAGTGCTCGACAGCCTGCGTGACGACACCAGCGGCGGCAACGCCGACTACATCCCCGAGCTCGCCGAAGCTGATCCGGAACGTTTCGGCATGGCGCTGACCACGACACTCGGTCGCACTTACGCTGCCGGCGACGCCGACACGGAGTTCACCATCCAGTCGATCTCCAAGCCGTTCGCCTACGCGGCCGCCATCATCGATCGTGGCCTCGACCGCGTCCTGGACGCCGTTGGGGTCGAGCCGTCCGGCGAGGCCTTCAACGAGCTCTCCCTCGAAGGGGACACCCACCGGCCCAAGAATCCAATGATCAACGCCGGAGCCATCACCGCGCATTCGCTCCTGGCCGGCGCGGAGGCAGGCCAGGACGACCGGGTCGACCGTGCCGTGACGTTCTTCTCCCGCCTCGCGGGCCGGGATCTGCAGGTCGACGAGCGGGTGTGCGCTTCGGAGCTCGGCTCCGCGCACCGCAACCTCGCCCTCGCCTACATGCTGCGCACCTACGGCATTCTCGACGGGGACGTGCCCTCCGTCGTAGAGGGATATACGCGCCAGTGCTCCATCCTGGTCAGCGTGCGGGACCTCTCCGTGATGGCCGCGACGCTCGCCACCGGAGGTATCCAGCCCGTCACCGGCGAGCGGGTGATGGACCCCGGCGTCGCCCAGCACGTCATGGCCGTGATGGCCGCGGCCGGGATGTACGACGCGGCGGGCGACTGGCTCACCCGCGTGGGCATCCCCGCGAAGAGCGGCGTCGCCGGGGGCATCGTCGGCGTCCTGCCCGACCGGGTGGGAATCGGAACCTTCTCCCCGCGCCTGGACTCCCACGGCAACAGCCAGAGAGGACGCCGTGCCTTCGAGCGGCTCTCCCGGGACATGGGGATGCACCTGTTCGCCTCCGACCAGGGCAGGCTCGACGCCGTCGACGTGAGCGAGTCACGGGGCGCGGTCACCTTCGCCCTGCGGGGCAACGTCCAACTCACCGCCGCCTCCGAGCTCTTGGACCTGATGGCCGACTCGGACGGCACGGCCGACGTGGTTCTGGACGTCACCAGGGTGCATTCCTTCTCCGATCTCGGCCGTCGCATGTCGCTCGAAGGTCTGCGTCGACTGCGGCTGGACGGACGCGAGGTCGCCGTCCGGGACCCCTCGGGCGTGCTGCCGGACCCTGATCTGGGAGACGGCAGCTACCCGGATGCCCTCTGA
- a CDS encoding SAM-dependent methyltransferase, protein MSTRHAGQDLDTSKAHSARMYDYFLGGKDHFEIDKEAALVAAQAHPGIYMTARENRAFMHRATRVLAQEYGIRQWLDIGTGIPTEPNLHQIAQSVARDARVVYADNDPLVLKYAERLMRSTTQGRTAYVQASVTDPDALMEAVEDAGVLDFDQPIALSLNALMHFITDPHDPYAIVRRLLDPLPAGSALAMNHCTPDFDPVTWNKVAEVYTKSGSPVQFRSHGEVRRFFDGLDLVDPGICCCHRWRPAEPAAHAAEITDAQISLLAGVGIKR, encoded by the coding sequence ATGAGCACCAGGCACGCCGGCCAGGATCTCGACACGAGCAAGGCGCACTCGGCCCGGATGTACGACTACTTCCTCGGCGGCAAGGACCACTTCGAGATAGACAAGGAGGCGGCCCTGGTCGCCGCCCAGGCTCACCCCGGCATCTACATGACCGCGCGCGAGAACCGCGCGTTCATGCACCGGGCCACCCGGGTCCTGGCGCAGGAGTACGGCATCCGCCAGTGGCTCGACATCGGCACGGGCATCCCGACCGAGCCCAACCTGCACCAGATCGCCCAGTCCGTCGCACGCGACGCCCGCGTCGTGTACGCGGACAACGACCCGCTCGTCCTGAAGTACGCCGAACGCCTCATGCGCAGCACGACACAGGGACGCACGGCCTACGTCCAGGCCAGCGTTACCGACCCCGACGCGCTGATGGAAGCCGTGGAGGACGCGGGGGTGCTGGACTTCGACCAGCCCATCGCCCTGTCCCTCAACGCGCTCATGCACTTCATCACCGACCCCCACGACCCGTACGCCATCGTCCGCCGGCTCCTCGACCCACTCCCGGCGGGCAGCGCCCTCGCGATGAACCACTGCACGCCCGACTTCGACCCCGTCACCTGGAACAAGGTCGCGGAGGTCTACACGAAGTCCGGGTCTCCGGTGCAGTTCCGTTCACACGGCGAAGTCCGCCGTTTCTTCGACGGGCTCGACCTGGTCGACCCCGGCATCTGCTGCTGCCACCGCTGGCGTCCGGCCGAGCCCGCCGCGCACGCGGCCGAGATCACGGACGCGCAGATCAGCCTGCTGGCAGGCGTAGGCATCAAACGTTAG
- a CDS encoding DUF397 domain-containing protein, producing MTMTDEGVYNGMPAHSLGEQGWERPWSGPNGGQCVETKQLADGRVAVRQSADPAGPALIYTPEEITAFVRGVKEGLADHLTAG from the coding sequence ATGACGATGACCGACGAGGGCGTCTACAACGGCATGCCGGCACACAGTCTCGGGGAACAGGGCTGGGAACGTCCCTGGAGCGGGCCGAACGGCGGCCAGTGTGTCGAGACGAAACAACTCGCCGATGGCCGCGTGGCCGTACGGCAGTCCGCCGACCCGGCCGGCCCGGCGCTGATCTACACGCCGGAGGAGATCACCGCGTTCGTCCGCGGAGTCAAAGAGGGCTTGGCCGACCACTTGACCGCCGGGTGA
- a CDS encoding helix-turn-helix transcriptional regulator, protein MSEARSSTSAPTVLRMILGRRLQEKRLGAGASLEDAAKALRVTTLTIRRLEKAEVALKPLYAEKLLETFGSDRQEIDEFVDLAEQANKPGWWHSYRDAVPTWFTAYVSLEAGARTLRTYEPQYVTGLLQTPDYAHAVLRGGLPNGSEEEIARRVELRLRRQSLLDRENAPTLWVVMEEAVLHRVVGGPHVMREQLGRLLDVSELAHVSLDIVPFTTGAHVGACAPFTYFRFEEPELPDIVYSELLCASVYLDQRADVVSHLEAHSRMALLTSSADSKALLNRMRKEYS, encoded by the coding sequence GTGAGCGAAGCCCGTTCCAGCACCAGCGCACCGACAGTCCTGCGCATGATCCTCGGCCGCCGGCTGCAGGAGAAGCGGCTCGGTGCCGGCGCCTCGCTGGAGGACGCGGCAAAGGCTCTGCGCGTGACCACCCTGACGATCCGCCGGCTGGAGAAGGCCGAGGTCGCCCTGAAGCCTCTCTACGCGGAGAAGCTCCTGGAGACCTTCGGCTCGGACCGCCAGGAGATCGACGAGTTCGTCGACCTGGCCGAGCAGGCCAACAAACCCGGCTGGTGGCACTCCTATCGCGATGCCGTCCCCACCTGGTTCACCGCCTACGTCAGCCTGGAGGCCGGCGCCCGGACCTTACGCACGTACGAACCCCAGTACGTCACCGGTCTTCTTCAGACTCCCGACTACGCGCATGCCGTGCTGCGCGGCGGGTTGCCGAACGGCAGCGAGGAGGAGATAGCACGCCGCGTGGAGCTGCGTCTGCGCCGTCAGAGCCTGCTGGACCGGGAGAACGCCCCCACACTGTGGGTCGTCATGGAGGAAGCCGTCCTGCACCGGGTGGTGGGCGGCCCCCACGTGATGCGAGAGCAGCTTGGCCGACTCCTGGACGTCTCCGAGTTGGCGCACGTCAGCCTCGACATCGTCCCCTTCACCACGGGTGCGCATGTCGGAGCGTGTGCCCCGTTCACATATTTCCGGTTCGAGGAACCCGAACTACCGGACATCGTCTACAGCGAACTCCTGTGCGCCTCGGTCTACCTGGACCAGCGCGCGGACGTCGTCTCCCATCTCGAGGCACATTCCCGCATGGCGCTGCTGACGTCGTCGGCGGACAGCAAAGCGCTCCTGAACCGCATGCGCAAGGAGTACTCATGA
- a CDS encoding ATP-binding protein yields MSRREYWFGLPALPTSARSARDTVRDRLRAWKLPGDTCCDAVLLVSELTTNAVLHTSSGHVLCGLILTGDERRLRIELHDEGDTPVRPPETRAGPGEESGRGLLLVQQLSYSWGSARSTWAGGKVVWVELLAHG; encoded by the coding sequence GTGTCGCGCCGGGAGTACTGGTTCGGCCTGCCCGCCCTGCCCACCAGTGCGAGATCCGCCAGGGACACCGTGCGCGACCGGCTCCGTGCGTGGAAGCTGCCCGGCGACACATGCTGCGACGCGGTGCTGCTGGTCTCCGAGCTGACGACGAACGCCGTACTCCACACCAGCAGCGGTCATGTCCTGTGCGGCCTCATACTGACCGGTGACGAGCGGCGCCTGCGCATCGAACTCCACGACGAGGGTGACACCCCGGTCCGCCCGCCCGAGACCCGCGCCGGCCCCGGAGAGGAGAGCGGACGAGGGCTGTTGCTCGTTCAGCAGCTCTCGTACAGCTGGGGATCCGCGCGCTCGACCTGGGCCGGAGGCAAGGTCGTCTGGGTGGAGCTGCTGGCCCACGGCTGA